A segment of the Orcinus orca chromosome 4, mOrcOrc1.1, whole genome shotgun sequence genome:
AGTTAAAGACTTCCCTAAACTTTTTAGTAAATGAATAAGGTAATGGGAACACATGGTATAATGTTTCCTTCTCAATGGATTAATTTATAGTAGTCATGGAGTTGTTTTTCGAGTTGCTAACTAATGTCTTTTTATTCCAAGCAGGAGAATAATATGGCTTCAGAGCTCAAGGATTATTATAACAAGACACTTGCTGCAGAGAACAATACTTCTGCCACTCGGAATTCTGACTTCCCAGTCTGGGATGACTACAAAAGCAGTGTCGATGACTTGCAGTATTTTCTGATTGGACTCTATACGTTTGTAAGTCTTCTTGGTTTTATGGGGAATCTACTTATTTTAATGGCTCTCATGAGGAAGCGAAATCAGAAGACAACGGTCAACTTCCTCATTGGGAATCTGGCCTTCTCCGATATCTTGGTCGTGCTGTTTTGCTCGCCTTTCACACTGACCTCTGTCTTGCTGGATCAGTGGATGTTTGGCAGGGTCATGTGTCATATTATGCCTTTCCTTCAATGTGTGACAGTTCTGGTTTCcactttaattttaatatctaTCGCCATCGTCAGGTATCATATGATAAAGCATCCTGTATCTAATCATTTAACAGCAAACCATGGCTATTTCCTGATCGCTACTGTCTGGACACTAGGCTTTGCAATGTGTTCTCCCCTCCCAGTGTTTCACAGCCTTGTGGAACTTCAGGAGACATTTGGTTCAGCGTTGCTCAGCAGCAGGTATTTATGTGTCGAGTCATGGCCATCCGATGCATACCGAATTGCTTTCACTATCTCTTTATTGCTCGTTCAGTATATTCTGCCCTTAGTTTGTCTAACTGTAAGTCATACCAGTGTCTGCAGGAGTATAAGCTGTGGATTGTCCAACCAAGAAAACCAACTAGAAGAAAATGAGATGATCAACTTAACTCTCCATCCTTCCAAAAAGAGTGGGCCTCAGGTGAGGGTCTCCAGCAGCCGGAAATGGAGCTATTCGTTCATCAGAAAGCACAGAAGGAGGTACAGCAAGAAGACGGCATGCGTGCTGCCTGCTCCGGCGAGACCTCCTCCAGAGAACCGCTCAAGAAGGCTTCCAGAACACTCGGGCTCTGGGAAAAGTCAGCCCCCTTCATCCCGTAAGTTTATACCAGGGGTCCCCACTTGCTTTGAGGTGAAACCGGAAGAAAACTCAGATGTTCATGAGATGAGAGTAAACTGTTCTatcatgagattaaaaaaaagatctcGAAGTGTGTTCTACAGACTGACCATCTTGATACTAGTGTTTGCAGTGAGCTGGATGCCTCTGCACCTTTTCCATGTGGTGACCGATTTTAACGATAGCCTGATTTCAAACAGGCATTTCAAGTTGGTGTATTGCATCTGTCACTTGCTAGGCATGATGTCCTGCTGTCTTAATCCAATTCTATATGGATTTCTTAATAATGGGATCAAAGCCGACTTAAGGTCCCTTATACGCTGTCTTCATATGTCATAATTCTCAATGTTTTCCAAGGAAAGTACAAGTATGGGGATCATCTAAAATATATTCACAGTGACTGTATATGTATAATCAACAAATTTTGTTAACTTACAGAATTTAATTTATGTGTAAGAACTCTGGATTTGGATATCAGTTCCTAATATATGGAAGATAATTTTAACATGTTATAATATGATAAATTCGTTTAGTTGTATAAAGTCATTGTCAATCCAAtctgtaatttcattttaaagagtAGTTATATTACCTTCCATTTCAGCTTGTCCTGTAAACCAATGAATTGTAAGttcttgtttaaaataaaagtcatatttAACCATCTCAGTATTTTTTGTTCAAAATTATAAGCAAAACCATTTCTCCTAAGACATTTAATTTTAGGTATGAGGAACATCTAATAATCTTCATTTTTACCTCACAGATTTCTTAATAGTTTC
Coding sequences within it:
- the NPY5R gene encoding neuropeptide Y receptor type 5, translated to MASELKDYYNKTLAAENNTSATRNSDFPVWDDYKSSVDDLQYFLIGLYTFVSLLGFMGNLLILMALMRKRNQKTTVNFLIGNLAFSDILVVLFCSPFTLTSVLLDQWMFGRVMCHIMPFLQCVTVLVSTLILISIAIVRYHMIKHPVSNHLTANHGYFLIATVWTLGFAMCSPLPVFHSLVELQETFGSALLSSRYLCVESWPSDAYRIAFTISLLLVQYILPLVCLTVSHTSVCRSISCGLSNQENQLEENEMINLTLHPSKKSGPQVRVSSSRKWSYSFIRKHRRRYSKKTACVLPAPARPPPENRSRRLPEHSGSGKSQPPSSRKFIPGVPTCFEVKPEENSDVHEMRVNCSIMRLKKRSRSVFYRLTILILVFAVSWMPLHLFHVVTDFNDSLISNRHFKLVYCICHLLGMMSCCLNPILYGFLNNGIKADLRSLIRCLHMS